A genomic region of Paroedura picta isolate Pp20150507F chromosome 4, Ppicta_v3.0, whole genome shotgun sequence contains the following coding sequences:
- the PRELP gene encoding prolargin, with translation MKVIASLIFPLILVLLCEVNGQRRRPPKKRVTPPPVEPVEPTDLPPPLPPGPPSIFPDCPRECFCPPDFPSALYCDSRNLRKVPLIPPRIHYLYLQNNFIDELPEESFKNATELKWINLDNNRIKKVDKRVLDKLESLVFLYMEKNHLKEIPGNLPPNLEQLRLSRNRISRIATGAFHKLEHLLLLDLHNNELNDAVFNKNTFKGLKNLMQLNLARNILKKMPLGIPTAVHQLFLDKNNITDIPNNYFKDFPNLAFLRLNHNSLTDKGLPKNSFNISNLLVLHLAHNKLTNVPYISPKLEHLYLNDNSIKTINGTEICPTSLFTFQEPSSDLDNVPHLRYLRLDGNHLKPPIPLDLMMCFRLLQSVIF, from the exons ATGAAGGTGATTGCCAGCCTGATTTTCCCACTGATACTTGTTTTACTCTGTGAAGTAAATGGGCAGAGACGCAGACCTCCAAAGAAGCGTGTTACTCCTCCACCTGTAGAGCCAGTTGAACCTACAGATTTGCCTCCACCCTTGCCACCAGGACCCCCCTCCATCTTTCCAGATTGCCCTAGAGAATGCTTTTGCCCTCCTGATTTCCCATCAGCCTTGTACTGCGACAGCCGCAACCTGAGGAAAGTGCCCCTCATTCCACCCAGGATCCATTATCTCTACCTTCAGAACAACTTCATTGACGAGCTTCCTGAGGAATCCTTCAAAAATGCCACAGAGCTGAAGTGGATCAATCTGGACAACAATCGTATCAAGAAGGTAGATAAGCGAGTATTAGACAAGTTGGAGAGCCTTGTCTTTTTGTACATGGAGAAGAACCATCTTAAAGAAATCCCCGGCAATTTGCCTCCAAATCTGGAGCAGCTTCGACTGAGCAGAAACCGAATCTCCAGGATAGCCACTGGTGCATTCCACAAACTGGAGCACCTCCTTCTTCTAGATCTCCACAACAATGAACTGAATGATGCAGTGTTCAACAAGAATACTTTCAAAGGGCTCAAGAATCTTATGCAGCTCAATTTAGCTCGCAACATACTAAAGAAGATGCCACTTGGAATTCCCACTGCTGTCCACCAACTCTTCCTAGATAAGAACAACATTACTGACATCCCCAACAATTACTTCAAGGACTTCCCCAACCTGGCATTTCTCAGGCTTAATCACAATAGCCTCACTGACAAAGGGCTACCCAAGAACTCTTTCAATATCAGTAATTTGCTGGTCTTGCATCTGGCACACAACAAGCTTACCAACGTCCCCTATATCAGCCCCAAGTTGGAGCATCTCTACTTGAATGATAACTCAATTAAAA CTATCAATGGAACTGAGATATGCCCCACTTCTCTGTTCACTTTCCAAGAACCGTCCTCAGATCTTGACAACGTGCCCCACCTTCGCTACCTGCGGCTGGATGGCAACCACCTGAAGCCCCCCATACCTTTGGACTTGATGATGTGTTTCCGACTGTTGCAATCTGTTATTTTCTAA